The following coding sequences are from one Seonamhaeicola sp. ML3 window:
- a CDS encoding glycoside hydrolase 43 family protein codes for MKSIGSSVFGFYALFFGFILLSCQSKTEQKEDIAQAKTGSFGDQGDGTYINPILNADYPDSDIEQVGDTYYMITSKQHMSPGMPILKSKDMVNWTNVGHVFDSLSWAPEYNWDRMNGYSFGVWAGDLAYHEGLWYCYQIDYQHGLMVTTAKDIAGPWSKPIFMLPKSEVLDDPAVYWDKDTHKAYVIVNTAGKQKSPDNNIEGNENRIYEMSWDGTKILDEGKLVYTGMGAEAAKIYKIDGTWYIFLAQWTMGDRSTKPGVKNPKNDRKQIVLRSKESIYGPYEVKTVLEKGSVFNHRSASQGALMQAPDKSWWYMHQLIQNDTIPFQGRPQCLEPVNWVDGWPIIGIDEDNDGIGEPVKQHKKPIDGFPISAPSSDDDFSSSTLGFQWEWNHNPRNSHWSLTERSGWLRLRASEVLPNEKGYGPNINEWTNNDGSDSDFWRACNTLSQRIMGITTGTATAKFDISGMQPHQLAGFVRYGGVFNLLGVEVDENGKTHLFYMDGMVKKTKGPEISGNDLYVKTSNNGNQAIYEYSIDGENYSRFGPTFTIAFGKWTGDRLGFFSWNEKKNAGYIDVDWFTYDYDGPKAAK; via the coding sequence ATGAAGTCAATAGGTAGCAGTGTATTCGGTTTTTATGCTCTTTTTTTCGGATTTATTTTGCTGTCTTGTCAATCTAAAACGGAACAAAAAGAGGATATAGCTCAAGCAAAAACGGGAAGTTTTGGCGATCAGGGCGATGGTACATATATCAATCCTATACTAAACGCCGATTACCCAGATTCAGATATTGAACAGGTGGGAGATACCTACTATATGATAACTTCAAAGCAACATATGTCTCCAGGGATGCCTATTTTAAAATCGAAAGATATGGTAAACTGGACCAATGTTGGTCACGTGTTCGATAGTTTATCTTGGGCTCCAGAATATAACTGGGATAGAATGAATGGTTATTCTTTTGGGGTTTGGGCTGGAGATTTAGCATATCATGAAGGATTGTGGTATTGTTACCAAATAGATTATCAACACGGTTTAATGGTAACAACAGCTAAAGATATCGCTGGACCTTGGAGCAAACCAATTTTTATGTTACCTAAGTCGGAGGTTTTAGATGATCCTGCTGTGTATTGGGATAAAGATACCCACAAAGCTTACGTTATTGTAAATACAGCAGGCAAGCAAAAAAGTCCCGATAACAATATTGAGGGTAACGAAAACCGTATTTATGAAATGAGTTGGGACGGTACCAAAATCCTAGACGAAGGTAAATTAGTGTACACGGGCATGGGAGCAGAGGCCGCTAAGATTTATAAAATAGACGGTACATGGTATATCTTTTTAGCACAATGGACCATGGGAGACCGCTCTACAAAACCAGGTGTAAAGAATCCAAAAAACGATAGGAAACAGATTGTGTTACGCTCCAAAGAAAGCATTTATGGGCCTTACGAGGTAAAAACTGTTTTAGAAAAAGGAAGTGTTTTTAACCATAGAAGTGCCAGCCAAGGCGCCTTGATGCAAGCACCGGATAAATCGTGGTGGTATATGCATCAGCTCATTCAAAATGATACGATTCCTTTTCAAGGGCGTCCACAATGTCTAGAACCCGTGAATTGGGTTGATGGTTGGCCAATCATTGGTATAGATGAAGATAACGATGGTATTGGCGAGCCTGTAAAACAACATAAAAAACCTATTGATGGCTTCCCGATTTCGGCACCAAGTTCCGACGATGATTTTTCATCTTCAACATTAGGATTTCAATGGGAGTGGAACCATAACCCACGAAATTCACACTGGTCTTTAACAGAACGCTCTGGTTGGTTGCGCTTAAGAGCAAGTGAAGTATTACCAAATGAAAAAGGATACGGGCCAAATATAAACGAGTGGACTAATAACGATGGGTCAGATTCTGATTTTTGGCGAGCTTGTAACACCTTAAGTCAACGTATCATGGGTATTACAACAGGAACGGCTACAGCAAAGTTTGATATTTCTGGTATGCAACCTCATCAATTAGCCGGATTTGTGCGTTACGGAGGCGTATTTAATTTACTAGGTGTCGAGGTCGATGAAAATGGAAAAACACACTTGTTTTATATGGATGGTATGGTGAAAAAAACCAAAGGGCCAGAAATATCGGGTAATGACCTATATGTAAAGACTTCAAATAATGGTAATCAAGCAATCTATGAATACAGTATAGATGGTGAAAACTATTCACGTTTTGGACCTACATTTACCATAGCTTTTGGAAAGTGGACGGGAGATCGTTTAGGTTTCTTTTCATGGAATGAAAAGAAAAAT